One stretch of candidate division WOR-3 bacterium DNA includes these proteins:
- a CDS encoding TfoX/Sxy family protein — protein sequence MKWKKTSEALNLFLKKKLENADCQARMMFGCPSYFINNNMFIGAFQKNIFIRLAPADTDKTLKKSPNTKRFEPRPGRVMKEYASLPESIYKKKDVFKKLLKKSIRYTRSLPPKKKRSKR from the coding sequence ATGAAATGGAAAAAAACATCAGAGGCGCTCAATCTGTTCCTGAAAAAAAAGCTCGAGAACGCCGACTGTCAAGCACGCATGATGTTCGGCTGCCCATCGTATTTTATCAATAACAACATGTTCATTGGAGCTTTTCAGAAGAATATTTTCATCCGCTTGGCACCTGCAGACACTGACAAAACACTCAAGAAATCTCCGAACACCAAACGCTTCGAACCAAGACCGGGCAGGGTAATGAAAGAATACGCAAGCCTGCCTGAGAGTATCTACAAGAAGAAGGATGTCTTTAAAAAACTACTGAAAAAATCGATCAGGTACACCCGATCATTGCCTCCGAAGAAAAAACGCTCAAAACGATAA
- a CDS encoding Hsp20/alpha crystallin family protein: MADKFISRWEPFRDMLSLRADMDRLFSSLFGGAYEEREGLWAPIVDIEEDNDSIMVKAEIPGMSKEDIRVSVQSNILTITGERKRESETKNKTFHRIERTYGKFSRMITLPTDVDSDKVKANYKDGILSITLPKPEAVKPKHIDVEIK, translated from the coding sequence ATGGCCGACAAATTCATTAGCCGATGGGAACCTTTTAGAGACATGCTTAGTTTACGTGCGGACATGGACCGCCTCTTCAGCAGTCTTTTTGGCGGTGCTTATGAGGAAAGAGAAGGATTATGGGCGCCGATCGTTGATATTGAAGAAGATAATGACAGTATCATGGTAAAAGCGGAAATTCCCGGAATGAGCAAGGAAGATATCAGGGTGTCGGTGCAAAGCAACATATTGACGATTACTGGAGAGCGCAAGCGGGAGAGCGAAACGAAGAACAAAACATTTCACCGGATTGAACGGACCTACGGTAAATTCAGCCGGATGATCACGCTTCCCACTGATGTTGATTCGGATAAGGTAAAGGCAAATTATAAAGATGGTATTCTCAGCATCACCCTGCCCAAGCCTGAGGCAGTGAAGCCGAAGCATATCGACGTTGAGATTAAATAA